In a single window of the Allobranchiibius huperziae genome:
- a CDS encoding FBP domain-containing protein, whose product MHPLTETDLRASFVNASRREVAQATLPDLEPLDWERLDYLGWTDAKRPQMSYVVLPTGEGPVGIVLRTAARSAVRRKAMCAWCQDLAATEDAHMYVARRAGALGRRGNTVGTLICADFRCSRNVRRTPSIEEVGSDDPVDRAALIERRIQGLQERSARFAANVCSESDEDEPE is encoded by the coding sequence ATGCACCCCCTCACCGAGACCGACCTGCGTGCGTCGTTCGTCAACGCCTCCCGACGCGAGGTCGCCCAGGCGACCCTGCCCGACCTCGAGCCCCTGGACTGGGAGCGCCTGGACTACCTGGGCTGGACCGATGCCAAGCGCCCCCAGATGTCCTACGTCGTGCTCCCCACGGGCGAGGGGCCGGTAGGGATCGTGCTGCGCACTGCGGCCCGCTCCGCCGTGCGCCGCAAGGCGATGTGCGCCTGGTGCCAGGACCTCGCCGCCACCGAGGACGCCCACATGTACGTCGCCCGGCGCGCCGGTGCCCTCGGCAGGCGCGGCAACACCGTCGGGACCTTGATCTGCGCGGACTTCCGGTGCTCGCGCAACGTGCGGCGCACGCCGAGCATCGAAGAGGTCGGCAGCGACGATCCTGTGGACCGCGCCGCGCTGATCGAGCGGCGGATCCAGGGTCTGCAGGAGCGATCCGCCCGGTTCGCGGCGAACGTGTGCAGCGAGAGCGACGAGGACGAGCCCGAATGA
- a CDS encoding MBL fold metallo-hydrolase, which yields MPTLPPQVLLDDEPLDRPWIRGSRRGADPGPVLQVRRVDDATFVLRQSMRATWEAPFLYLLLGTRRALLLDTGNVADVEQMPLQPTVSALVDDWVARHALSDYRLVVAHSHGHRDHVRGDGQFAGREGITVVGVDQDSVRSSFGIDPWPGGVASFDLGDRELLVSGIPGHDARSIVVADPSRGLLLSGDTAYPGRLYVQDLRALQESLDRMLALAERAGAETILGGHIEFGADGGQHPVGTRLHEDERPLPLTVSDLRRLRELAHDAAGRSGVVRGEPMHLWIGPCRGPILRMVLATAARRVRGTG from the coding sequence ATGCCGACCTTGCCCCCGCAGGTGCTTCTGGACGACGAGCCTCTTGATCGGCCGTGGATCCGGGGGAGCCGGCGCGGTGCGGATCCCGGACCGGTCCTGCAGGTACGGCGCGTCGACGACGCGACGTTCGTGCTGCGGCAGTCGATGCGCGCCACCTGGGAGGCGCCCTTCCTCTACCTGTTGCTCGGCACGCGTCGGGCTCTACTGCTCGACACCGGCAACGTCGCCGACGTCGAGCAGATGCCGCTGCAGCCGACGGTCAGCGCGCTGGTCGACGACTGGGTGGCGCGGCACGCTCTGAGCGACTACCGCCTGGTGGTGGCCCACTCGCACGGGCACCGGGATCACGTCCGTGGCGACGGCCAGTTCGCCGGTCGCGAGGGGATCACGGTCGTCGGGGTCGACCAGGACTCGGTGCGGTCGTCCTTCGGGATCGATCCGTGGCCCGGCGGTGTCGCGTCCTTCGATCTCGGCGATCGTGAGCTGCTGGTGTCCGGGATCCCGGGGCACGACGCCCGGTCGATCGTCGTCGCCGACCCGTCGCGCGGGCTCCTGCTGAGCGGCGACACGGCCTACCCAGGTCGCCTCTACGTGCAGGACCTGCGGGCGCTGCAGGAAAGCCTCGACCGGATGCTGGCGCTGGCCGAGCGTGCCGGAGCCGAGACGATCCTGGGCGGCCACATCGAGTTCGGGGCCGACGGCGGGCAGCACCCGGTCGGCACGCGACTCCACGAGGACGAGCGACCCCTGCCGTTGACGGTGTCCGATCTGCGGCGACTGCGAGAACTGGCGCACGACGCGGCCGGGCGGAGCGGAGTGGTGCGCGGAGAGCCGATGCATCTGTGGATTGGTCCCTGTCGTGGGCCGATCCTGCGGATGGTGCTTGCGACGGCCGCGCGTCGCGTCCGCGGCACCGGCTGA
- a CDS encoding guanine deaminase → MTLYRATVLDTPQDPFAGGRLRAEQDGGLLVRDGTILARGGFAQLRRDHPGEPIETLDGGLLLPGFVDTHVHYPQVRAIGGLGMPLLDWLQRCALPEEARLADPSYAVATADDFVRSLVRSGTTSALVFGAHFAPAVDALFSRAAATGLRITSGLVLSDRILRDDLLTSADVALEQSRALADRWHGTGRARYAVTPRFSLSCGDDLLSVCGELLDEIPGGWMTTHVNENTVEVAQVEEFFGTSYVGSYDKHGLVGRRSVLAHNVHATDEELRLLADHGAGVAHCPTSNSSLGSGSFPLRRHLEHGVPVALGTDVGGGTGFSMFKEGLQAYFMQQLLGADGVPLTAAHLLHLATSAGAAMLGLDDVGDLSVGKRFDAVWLRGADDGALQVNLRNALDPDNALAKAFALGTDADVAGVWIDGERVTD, encoded by the coding sequence GTGACGCTCTACCGGGCCACCGTGCTCGACACCCCCCAGGATCCCTTCGCCGGTGGCCGGCTGCGCGCCGAGCAGGACGGTGGACTGCTCGTCCGCGACGGCACGATCCTCGCCCGCGGCGGTTTCGCGCAGCTGCGGCGGGACCACCCGGGCGAGCCCATCGAGACCCTCGACGGGGGACTGCTGCTCCCAGGCTTCGTCGACACCCACGTGCACTACCCGCAGGTGCGTGCCATAGGCGGCCTCGGTATGCCGCTGCTGGACTGGTTGCAGCGCTGCGCGCTGCCGGAGGAGGCCCGACTGGCCGACCCGTCGTACGCCGTGGCGACCGCCGACGACTTCGTGCGATCACTGGTGCGCTCCGGCACCACGAGCGCGCTGGTCTTCGGCGCGCACTTCGCGCCCGCCGTGGACGCGCTCTTCAGCCGGGCGGCCGCGACCGGACTGCGCATCACCAGCGGGCTGGTGCTGAGCGACCGGATCCTGCGCGATGACCTCCTGACCTCGGCCGACGTCGCTCTCGAGCAGAGCCGCGCCTTGGCGGACCGGTGGCACGGCACGGGTCGTGCGAGGTACGCCGTGACCCCGCGGTTCTCCCTCTCCTGCGGCGACGATCTCCTCTCGGTGTGCGGTGAGCTGCTCGATGAGATTCCGGGCGGCTGGATGACTACCCACGTCAACGAGAACACCGTCGAGGTTGCGCAGGTGGAGGAGTTCTTCGGCACCAGCTACGTCGGCAGTTACGACAAACACGGACTCGTCGGCCGCAGGAGCGTCCTCGCGCACAACGTGCACGCCACCGACGAGGAGCTGCGGTTGCTCGCCGATCACGGCGCGGGGGTCGCGCACTGCCCGACCAGCAACTCCTCCCTCGGCAGCGGGAGCTTCCCGCTCCGGCGGCATCTGGAGCACGGCGTACCCGTGGCCCTCGGCACCGACGTGGGTGGGGGCACCGGTTTCTCGATGTTCAAGGAGGGGCTGCAGGCCTACTTCATGCAGCAGCTGCTCGGCGCGGACGGCGTGCCGCTCACCGCGGCACACCTGCTGCACCTGGCGACCTCGGCCGGCGCCGCCATGCTCGGCCTGGACGACGTCGGCGACCTGTCCGTCGGCAAACGCTTCGACGCGGTGTGGTTACGCGGCGCGGACGACGGCGCGTTGCAGGTGAACCTGCGCAACGCGCTCGACCCCGACAACGCACTGGCGAAGGCGTTCGCTCTGGGGACCGACGCCGACGTGGCGGGAGTCTGGATCGACGGCGAGCGCGTCACCGACTGA
- a CDS encoding CHAP domain-containing protein, translating to MRNLHKTLTLAGVAVAIATPTLACASPAQAASRDGKCNTGEFCLYFNSNEGGSVSDFTGPIADYGATQPSCYVFKGAGNGKGKCVKNNAASVWNRTGKTMRVYFNSNYGGASQSFAAGAKGNLNATLKNNNASHGAPSTSTGAQTPRNDYDGNPRGFAQDNCTAFAAYRIASRLHTPKFNNYWKGVHWGDAGNWDNAARAAGVKVDKTPKVGAIAVNDVHKVGHVAYVNKVYSDGSFDVEEYNWNNKLRYGTRSHVRVNSGQASFQWMLHF from the coding sequence ATGAGGAACCTGCACAAGACCCTGACCCTGGCCGGCGTCGCGGTCGCGATCGCCACCCCGACCCTGGCGTGCGCGAGCCCGGCCCAGGCCGCGTCGCGGGACGGCAAGTGCAACACCGGCGAGTTCTGCCTCTACTTCAACAGCAACGAGGGTGGGTCGGTCTCCGACTTCACCGGCCCGATCGCCGACTACGGCGCGACCCAGCCCAGCTGCTACGTCTTCAAGGGAGCCGGCAACGGCAAGGGCAAGTGCGTCAAGAACAACGCCGCGTCGGTCTGGAACCGCACCGGCAAGACGATGCGGGTCTACTTCAACAGCAACTACGGGGGCGCGTCACAGTCCTTCGCGGCCGGCGCGAAGGGAAATCTGAACGCCACGCTGAAGAACAACAACGCCTCCCACGGCGCGCCGAGCACCTCGACCGGAGCGCAGACCCCGCGCAACGACTACGACGGCAACCCGCGCGGATTCGCCCAGGACAACTGCACGGCGTTCGCGGCGTACCGGATCGCCAGCCGGCTGCACACGCCGAAGTTCAACAACTACTGGAAGGGCGTGCACTGGGGCGACGCCGGCAACTGGGACAACGCCGCCCGCGCGGCCGGAGTGAAGGTCGACAAGACGCCAAAGGTGGGCGCCATCGCGGTCAACGACGTGCACAAGGTCGGGCACGTCGCGTACGTCAACAAGGTGTACTCCGACGGGTCGTTCGACGTGGAGGAATACAACTGGAACAACAAGCTGCGCTACGGCACCCGCTCGCACGTGCGGGTCAACAGCGGCCAGGCCTCCTTCCAGTGGATGCTCCACTTCTAG
- the xdhB gene encoding xanthine dehydrogenase molybdopterin binding subunit — protein sequence MSSLSERPANPVVGHPIPHEAADLHVTGRALYTDDLVGRTKDCLHAWPVQAPHAHAAVTRVDTSPALDVEGVVRVLTADDVLGVNDAGVKHDEPLFPTEAMFYGHAIVWVLGETLEAARLGAAAIEIDYEPLPSLMTAREAIAAEAFQGAQPHMERGDIDRGLQDAAHVFHGEFEFKGQEHFYLETHCALAMVDENGQIFVQSSTQHPSETQEIVAHVLGLHSHEVTVQCLRMGGGFGGKEMQPHGLAAIAALGSVLTGRPVRLRLNRTLDMSMTGKRHGFHTQWRVGFDADGSLVALDATLTADGGWSLDLSEPVLARAVCHIDNAYWIPNVRVNGRIARTNKTSQTAFRGFGGPQGMLVIEDILGRCAPLLGKDPADLRRQNLYGPDQTTPYGQPVRQWDRLERAWEQVVTDGDITRRQQEVARFNATHADSKRGLALTPVKFGISFNLTAFNQGGALVLVYKDGSVLINHGGTEMGQGLHTKMLQVAATALGVPLTTVRLAPTRTDKVPNTSATAASSGADLNGGAIKNACEQIKERLTQVGSQHFGVSPADIRFEDGVVSAIGSRAEPMLWADLTQRAYFQRVQLSAAGYYRTEGLHWDSSIMQGEPFKYFANGVAATEVEVDGFTGAYRTRRVDIVHDVGESLSPLVDIGQIEGGFVQGAGWMTLEELVWDESDRPTRGKLATQAASTYKLPSFSEMPEVFNVALLQQAHEEGAVYGSKAVGEPPLMLAFSVREALRQAAAAFGAPGGSVELGLPATPEAVFWAIEDARSGRTDGGVERGSRAQQHVPDQPGPDAHPMHPRSEELASEPAKA from the coding sequence ATGAGCTCACTCTCCGAACGTCCCGCCAACCCTGTTGTCGGGCACCCGATTCCGCACGAGGCTGCCGACCTGCACGTGACGGGGAGGGCGCTCTACACCGACGATCTCGTCGGTCGCACCAAGGACTGCCTGCACGCCTGGCCGGTGCAGGCCCCGCACGCCCATGCCGCGGTCACCCGGGTCGACACCTCTCCGGCGCTCGACGTCGAGGGCGTCGTCCGCGTGCTCACGGCCGACGACGTGCTGGGCGTGAACGACGCGGGGGTGAAGCACGACGAGCCGCTCTTCCCGACGGAGGCCATGTTCTACGGCCACGCCATCGTGTGGGTGCTCGGCGAGACCCTCGAGGCCGCCCGGCTGGGTGCCGCGGCCATCGAGATCGACTACGAACCGCTCCCCTCGCTGATGACGGCCCGGGAGGCGATCGCCGCTGAGGCCTTCCAGGGCGCCCAGCCCCACATGGAGCGGGGCGACATCGACCGCGGGCTGCAGGACGCCGCGCACGTCTTCCACGGCGAGTTCGAGTTCAAGGGCCAGGAGCACTTCTACCTGGAGACCCACTGCGCGCTGGCCATGGTCGACGAGAACGGTCAGATCTTCGTACAGAGCAGCACCCAGCACCCGAGCGAGACGCAGGAGATCGTCGCCCACGTCCTCGGTCTGCACTCTCACGAAGTGACCGTCCAGTGCCTGCGGATGGGCGGCGGCTTCGGCGGCAAGGAGATGCAGCCGCACGGCCTCGCGGCGATCGCCGCTCTGGGTTCGGTGCTCACCGGGCGCCCGGTGCGCTTGCGCCTGAACCGCACCCTCGACATGTCCATGACCGGCAAGCGGCACGGTTTCCACACCCAATGGCGGGTCGGCTTCGACGCCGACGGTTCGCTGGTCGCGCTGGACGCGACGCTCACCGCCGACGGTGGCTGGAGCCTGGACCTGTCCGAACCGGTGCTCGCGCGGGCGGTCTGCCACATCGACAACGCGTACTGGATCCCCAACGTGCGGGTCAACGGTCGCATCGCCCGGACCAACAAGACCTCGCAGACGGCGTTCCGCGGGTTCGGGGGGCCTCAGGGGATGCTGGTGATCGAGGACATCCTCGGCCGGTGCGCCCCGCTGCTCGGCAAGGACCCGGCCGACCTGCGCCGACAGAACCTCTACGGCCCGGACCAGACCACACCGTACGGTCAGCCGGTCCGACAGTGGGACCGGCTGGAACGCGCCTGGGAGCAGGTGGTCACCGACGGTGACATCACACGACGGCAGCAGGAGGTCGCCCGTTTCAACGCGACGCACGCCGACTCCAAGCGGGGGCTCGCGCTGACGCCGGTGAAGTTCGGCATCTCCTTCAACCTCACGGCCTTCAACCAGGGCGGCGCGCTCGTGCTGGTCTACAAGGACGGATCGGTGCTCATCAACCACGGTGGCACGGAGATGGGCCAGGGCCTGCACACCAAGATGCTGCAGGTCGCCGCGACCGCGCTCGGCGTACCCCTGACCACCGTCCGACTCGCTCCCACACGGACCGACAAGGTGCCCAACACCTCTGCCACCGCTGCCAGTTCGGGTGCCGACCTCAACGGTGGCGCCATCAAGAACGCGTGCGAGCAGATCAAGGAGCGGCTCACCCAGGTCGGCTCTCAGCACTTCGGGGTGAGCCCGGCCGACATCCGGTTCGAGGACGGGGTGGTGTCGGCGATCGGGAGCAGAGCCGAGCCGATGCTGTGGGCCGATCTGACCCAGCGCGCGTACTTCCAGCGCGTGCAGCTGTCGGCGGCCGGTTACTACCGCACCGAGGGGCTGCACTGGGACTCCTCGATCATGCAGGGCGAGCCGTTCAAGTACTTCGCCAACGGAGTGGCCGCGACCGAGGTCGAGGTCGACGGTTTCACCGGCGCGTACCGCACGCGGCGCGTCGACATCGTGCACGACGTGGGAGAGAGCCTCTCTCCGCTCGTCGACATCGGGCAGATCGAAGGCGGCTTCGTCCAGGGCGCCGGTTGGATGACCCTCGAGGAGCTGGTCTGGGACGAGAGCGACCGGCCGACCCGCGGCAAGTTGGCGACGCAGGCTGCCAGCACCTACAAGCTGCCGAGCTTCTCGGAGATGCCCGAGGTCTTCAACGTCGCGCTGCTGCAGCAGGCCCACGAGGAAGGTGCGGTCTACGGCTCCAAGGCCGTGGGCGAACCCCCGCTCATGCTCGCCTTCAGCGTGCGCGAGGCACTGCGCCAGGCCGCCGCCGCATTCGGTGCGCCCGGCGGGAGCGTCGAGCTCGGATTGCCCGCGACCCCCGAGGCGGTCTTCTGGGCGATCGAGGACGCGCGATCCGGTCGCACCGACGGCGGCGTGGAACGCGGCTCGCGCGCCCAACAGCACGTGCCGGACCAACCGGGTCCCGATGCGCACCCGATGCACCCGCGCTCCGAAGAGCTCGCGAGCGAACCGGCCAAGGCCTGA
- a CDS encoding flavin reductase family protein, with the protein MKYSPATEQNPLPYSPFKACTVPRPIGWLSSISADGVENLAPYSQWQNLTFDPPMVMFSANQYPDGRRKDTVVNAEETGWFVWNMATWELRDAVNISAMALPPHESEFERAGLRRDAADLCSVPMVAQSPCHFECKYMSTHRLVGNSAVGTIDIVFASVERIHVADDVLTLDGKLDISRVQPIARMGYYDYTVVKDTFEMRIPGASGAAADGLEGAAG; encoded by the coding sequence ATGAAGTACAGCCCCGCTACCGAACAGAATCCGCTCCCTTACTCCCCGTTCAAGGCCTGCACGGTCCCGCGACCCATCGGCTGGCTCTCCAGCATCAGCGCAGACGGAGTGGAGAACCTGGCGCCGTACAGCCAATGGCAGAACCTCACTTTCGACCCACCCATGGTGATGTTCTCCGCCAATCAATACCCCGACGGTCGCCGCAAGGACACCGTGGTCAACGCCGAGGAGACCGGCTGGTTCGTGTGGAACATGGCGACGTGGGAACTGCGTGACGCCGTCAACATCAGCGCGATGGCGCTCCCCCCTCACGAGAGCGAGTTCGAGCGGGCGGGCCTGCGCAGAGACGCCGCGGATCTCTGCTCCGTGCCGATGGTCGCGCAGAGCCCCTGCCATTTCGAGTGCAAGTACATGTCTACTCACCGCCTCGTTGGCAACTCTGCAGTCGGCACGATCGACATCGTTTTCGCAAGCGTGGAACGCATCCACGTCGCCGACGATGTCCTTACTCTCGACGGAAAGCTCGACATCTCACGCGTCCAGCCCATCGCGCGGATGGGCTACTACGACTACACGGTCGTCAAAGACACCTTCGAGATGCGCATCCCCGGTGCTTCCGGCGCAGCGGCCGACGGTCTTGAGGGCGCCGCGGGCTAA
- a CDS encoding purine-cytosine permease family protein, with amino-acid sequence MWFAANTSITAVVTGALFIVLGNTALWSIPAIVLGNVAGGFFTSLHSAQGPRLGVPQMIQSRAQFGYLGAILPLMLALMIFLGFYATGLVLGGQALANLLHVSPRVGAILFAVLSTVLAIFGYRHIHRFSHVAAVLSGVVFLGLFVRIGFDDRIGLAFGHHAFAAAPFILGISLAASWQLTFGPYVADYSRYLPQDTPKSATIGWTFLGSVAGGSLAMGLGALVAAIGGTAFLGDQVGYLSDLGGVLSAVVLLAVIAGKLTGDTLSAYGGYMSVATIVTSLTQQTTVKPRHRTIYVVVISVAALGIALAATDTFLTSFTNFLLFLLYFMTPWSAINLVDFYWVRREQYRIEELFKARGIYGRMNRGAFIAYIVGVLIQVPFMNSSLYVGPVANWLGGAEVAWVLGLVVAGGLYYALSAKVRHHGTAEADTRPAAATAPVL; translated from the coding sequence GTGTGGTTCGCCGCGAACACCTCGATCACCGCAGTCGTGACCGGTGCGCTGTTCATCGTTCTAGGCAATACAGCGCTTTGGTCAATTCCGGCCATCGTGCTCGGCAACGTCGCCGGTGGCTTCTTCACGTCGCTGCACTCGGCGCAGGGGCCTCGGCTCGGCGTGCCGCAGATGATCCAGAGCAGGGCTCAGTTCGGTTATCTGGGAGCGATCCTCCCGCTCATGCTGGCTCTGATGATCTTCCTCGGTTTCTATGCCACCGGGCTGGTGCTGGGCGGTCAGGCCCTCGCGAACCTGCTGCACGTCTCCCCGCGCGTCGGCGCGATCCTGTTCGCGGTCCTGTCCACGGTGCTCGCGATCTTCGGATATCGGCATATCCACCGCTTCTCCCACGTCGCCGCCGTCCTCAGCGGGGTGGTGTTCCTCGGCCTGTTCGTCCGCATCGGCTTCGATGACCGCATCGGCTTGGCCTTCGGTCACCACGCGTTCGCCGCGGCGCCATTCATCCTCGGTATCTCGCTAGCAGCCTCGTGGCAGCTCACCTTCGGCCCTTACGTCGCCGACTACTCGCGATACCTTCCGCAGGACACTCCCAAATCCGCGACGATCGGTTGGACCTTCCTTGGCAGTGTCGCTGGCGGATCCCTGGCCATGGGTCTGGGCGCCCTTGTGGCCGCAATCGGCGGCACAGCGTTCCTGGGTGACCAGGTCGGCTATCTGTCCGACCTCGGCGGCGTGTTGTCCGCAGTGGTGCTGTTGGCCGTGATCGCCGGCAAACTCACCGGTGACACCCTGAGTGCGTATGGCGGGTACATGTCGGTTGCCACGATCGTCACGAGCCTGACCCAGCAGACCACGGTCAAGCCGCGGCACCGGACGATCTATGTCGTTGTCATCTCCGTCGCGGCGTTGGGCATCGCCCTTGCAGCCACCGACACCTTTCTGACCAGCTTCACCAACTTCTTACTCTTCCTGCTCTACTTCATGACCCCTTGGTCGGCCATCAACCTTGTGGACTTCTATTGGGTACGCCGCGAGCAGTACCGCATCGAGGAACTCTTCAAGGCCCGCGGCATCTACGGCCGGATGAACCGCGGCGCGTTCATCGCCTACATCGTCGGCGTCCTGATCCAGGTCCCGTTCATGAACAGCAGCCTGTATGTCGGCCCAGTCGCGAACTGGCTAGGGGGAGCAGAGGTCGCCTGGGTGCTCGGACTTGTAGTCGCGGGCGGTCTCTACTACGCCCTCTCAGCGAAGGTTCGCCACCACGGTACGGCCGAGGCCGACACCAGGCCGGCCGCCGCCACCGCCCCAGTCCTCTGA
- a CDS encoding FCD domain-containing protein, with product MEKIGKAAQAYREIERMIVLGHLAPGSLASESLLMERTGLGRTPVREALQQLARNRMVEIHPNKGLLIPPTSVEAELRMLELRRVLEALAVRLACHRAGEEVRAGMAAMVDQLTKETFTLEAYAETVKRTHELIVTGSGNDYLADSIAPLHGLSRRFWFTHVVDQQGEINTGSALHIRILRAILDRDSDAAETASLALNDYLVEFSHATLRSAVHDR from the coding sequence GTGGAGAAGATCGGCAAGGCCGCGCAGGCGTACCGCGAAATCGAGCGGATGATTGTGCTCGGGCATTTAGCCCCCGGTTCCCTGGCGTCGGAGTCGCTCTTGATGGAGCGCACCGGGCTGGGGCGGACGCCAGTCCGGGAAGCGCTCCAACAGCTTGCCCGCAACCGAATGGTCGAGATCCACCCCAACAAGGGCCTGCTGATCCCCCCGACGTCGGTGGAGGCCGAACTGCGAATGCTCGAACTGCGTCGCGTGCTCGAGGCTCTTGCGGTCCGGCTTGCCTGCCATCGTGCTGGCGAGGAGGTGCGCGCCGGAATGGCTGCCATGGTCGATCAGCTCACCAAGGAGACCTTCACATTGGAGGCGTACGCCGAGACGGTGAAAAGGACGCACGAACTGATCGTGACCGGGTCAGGAAACGACTACCTAGCCGATTCCATCGCGCCGCTGCACGGACTGTCGCGGCGGTTCTGGTTTACCCACGTCGTGGATCAGCAGGGCGAGATCAATACCGGGTCCGCCCTGCACATCCGGATCCTGCGCGCGATCCTCGACCGCGACTCGGACGCGGCCGAGACCGCGTCTCTCGCGCTGAACGACTACCTCGTGGAGTTCTCGCACGCGACGCTGAGGTCAGCGGTGCACGACCGCTGA
- a CDS encoding SpoIID/LytB domain-containing protein, with the protein MKKTSRTALAAIAGTTMVLGGGMALSSPAHAASRNGSCDSGDFCYYFDSNQKGSVSDFTSSLDDYGTTQPTCYQFKGAGTGKGRCVKNNAASVWNRSGHTVRVYFNSNYAGAYQDFKPGTKGNLKPGLKNNDASHQFLRSTPPVTGCKTDGTDTKLPSSILVYRTGSGRVERVAFKTYVKNVLPNEWVSSWHSASLKSGAIAVKSFGWYFALHSESKTPSGHCYDVRDDTGSQVYRPGSATAATNSAVDATWGTRMTRSGKILQAHYCSSPSVCSAWVAGDWMSQNGSQSLAAKGDSYSSILRHYYRDIALTS; encoded by the coding sequence ATGAAGAAGACCTCACGCACGGCACTCGCCGCGATCGCCGGTACGACGATGGTCCTGGGCGGCGGGATGGCCCTGTCCTCCCCCGCCCATGCGGCCTCGCGCAACGGCAGCTGCGACAGCGGCGACTTCTGTTACTACTTCGACAGCAATCAGAAGGGATCGGTGTCGGACTTCACCAGCTCGCTGGACGACTACGGCACCACCCAACCCACCTGCTACCAGTTCAAGGGCGCCGGCACCGGGAAGGGCAGGTGCGTCAAGAACAACGCGGCATCGGTCTGGAACCGCAGCGGGCACACGGTGCGGGTGTACTTCAACAGCAACTACGCGGGCGCGTACCAGGACTTCAAGCCGGGCACGAAGGGCAACCTGAAGCCAGGGCTGAAGAACAACGACGCATCCCACCAGTTCCTACGCAGCACACCGCCGGTGACCGGGTGCAAGACCGACGGCACGGACACCAAGCTGCCGAGCTCGATCCTGGTCTACCGGACCGGGAGCGGGCGGGTGGAGCGGGTGGCGTTCAAGACGTACGTCAAGAACGTGCTACCCAACGAGTGGGTCTCCAGTTGGCACTCGGCCTCGTTGAAGTCCGGCGCCATCGCGGTGAAAAGCTTCGGCTGGTACTTCGCGCTGCACTCGGAGTCCAAGACCCCGAGCGGTCATTGCTACGACGTCCGCGACGACACCGGGAGCCAGGTGTACCGGCCCGGTTCGGCGACGGCCGCGACCAACAGCGCGGTCGATGCGACCTGGGGCACCAGGATGACCCGCAGCGGCAAGATCCTGCAGGCGCACTACTGCTCCTCGCCGTCCGTCTGCAGCGCCTGGGTCGCCGGTGACTGGATGTCGCAGAACGGCTCGCAGAGCTTGGCGGCGAAGGGGGACAGCTACAGCTCGATCCTGCGGCACTACTACCGCGATATCGCGCTCACGTCCTGA
- the xdhC gene encoding xanthine dehydrogenase accessory protein XdhC, whose protein sequence is MHWIDAIARLRAGREPGVLVTLTSVRGHAPREAGAKMVVSAAEEFGTIGGGNLEATAVARARAMLADGARSPQSLELALNERAPVQHGTQCCGGEVQMLFEPLPVVASVAIFGMGHVGVELSRILSRQDLELHLVDSRAAYAVPRLPAVYDDSPATLHWHHSPVPELVLGQVPAGTHVLVMTHDHAEDAALCDTALRCTHLGSIGLIGSSAKWRRFEKRLLKEGHSPESLTRITCPVGIPDLVGKEPATIAVSVAAALLQTVAAEAAAARPTSRTRT, encoded by the coding sequence ATGCATTGGATCGACGCCATCGCACGCTTACGCGCCGGGAGAGAGCCCGGCGTCCTCGTGACGCTCACCTCCGTGCGCGGTCACGCCCCTCGCGAGGCCGGCGCCAAGATGGTGGTGTCCGCCGCAGAGGAGTTCGGCACCATCGGAGGCGGCAACCTCGAGGCCACCGCGGTGGCCCGTGCCCGTGCCATGCTCGCCGACGGTGCCCGATCGCCGCAGTCGTTGGAGCTGGCGCTCAACGAGCGCGCGCCGGTGCAGCACGGCACACAGTGCTGCGGTGGCGAGGTGCAGATGCTGTTCGAGCCGCTGCCGGTGGTTGCGTCCGTCGCGATCTTCGGGATGGGCCATGTCGGTGTGGAGCTGTCGCGCATCCTCTCCCGGCAGGACCTGGAGCTGCACCTGGTCGACTCGCGCGCGGCCTACGCCGTGCCCAGACTGCCTGCTGTGTACGACGATTCGCCGGCCACGCTGCACTGGCACCACTCACCGGTGCCCGAACTGGTGCTCGGTCAGGTGCCGGCCGGCACCCACGTGCTGGTGATGACGCACGACCACGCCGAGGACGCGGCCCTGTGCGACACCGCGCTGCGCTGCACCCACCTGGGCTCGATCGGACTGATCGGATCGTCGGCCAAATGGCGCCGCTTCGAGAAGCGGTTGCTCAAGGAGGGCCACTCGCCCGAGTCGCTGACGCGGATCACCTGCCCGGTCGGGATCCCCGACCTGGTCGGCAAGGAACCGGCGACGATCGCGGTGTCGGTCGCCGCCGCGCTGCTGCAGACCGTGGCGGCCGAGGCTGCTGCCGCCCGCCCCACCTCGAGGACGCGCACGTGA